A region of the Styela clava chromosome 1, kaStyClav1.hap1.2, whole genome shotgun sequence genome:
AAATGAAGCGGTTTGTTGACCTTTGCCATTCGGCTTGGAAGGCCTTGAAGTGTTTGCATGTTTTCCGTGTTCTTCCAGTATTGTTTCTATTTGACTGTTAATTTTCAGGTTATCTATATTAATTTAGCCAAgagtaaaatatataataacaaggGTTAACAAATACTGTTAATAAATACATTGATAGACGTACAagcaaatatggaggtaaaatAGACAGCTAGATCtgatttctgtatttttcataATCATACTTCTGTACTTATCCTTTTATTCCTGAGGAAGAAAGGCCCATAAGATTGCCTTTCGTCCGATTGCTAGTTCATCTCCGGTTAGGAATGCCCAGTTATTACTTTGAAATGCATTGTCAGATGCTTTTCCTCATTTTGCTATTCATATTGGGGGTTTGATATTTGATTTGTAAAACACAAAGAGGCTTATGTCAAATTAAACTTAATCTCGTATTTGAAAGtattttcaaattggattcaactGTGTTCTGGTGTTATTTCTCCAATCCTGTCTCCAATTTAGTGCCTCATTTTTCTCTGTTAACTTTTATTGATGGGGCagtagagagagagagaatttattgtttcgtcaaaccagaaaccacatacaatatatatatgatagcaaaatgagaaaaattaggTTTCGGTAGATGACAGGGGGGTAACAGTCATCTGAGTCGGTTACCACCCAAAGCAAGCAcacgaataaataaattaataacacaGGTCTGCAGGTTCTGTAATATTGCAGTATTAGGTTGTCACCTTCAATTAGAATGATTGGATACTATAATCTCAAATGGCTCATGCACTAATTACACTGTTACAGCATTAGATAGAATATTTCAGAAGGCTTGGTCTTCACTTGAAGAAATAAGGGAATTTTACTGTGGAAAATCATGTCGGCAGCTTGGCGTTGCACAGCCTTGCACTCTCGAGTTACTACAGGATTTCTGGAATATTCTGGCATAAAATCGATACTTTCATTATTGGGAAAAACCAcacaatataaaaatgattgcaatCAAAATTCTTCAACGATACCGTACCGAAGAGAAAGTTCCATTGCAGTAATAAATGTTATTTTGGACCCAAAAAGAAATTAATAGTGAAACGTAAAGCTCCCACTAAAGAAGTCAATAAGCTATTGAAAACACCTGTAGACGATGTCTATTTAGCAGATCTTTACGAACCAAAGGTTTATGATATTTTAGAAGCGATTACAACCTTGAAAAGATATACAGAGCTGGATTTTTCTGACCCTGATTCAATTGTTAAGCTCAATATGCAACTTCACCCTGCCCCCATGAAAAAGGGTCGGCATCAGCAGATATTTTCAGTTGTTGAACTGCCAAATGAATTTAAATACGATAACAAAATATGTGTCTTCACAGAGAATGTTGACATTATCACAGAAGCATTGCAAGAAGGCGCAAGCCGAGCTGGTGGCGATGATATAATACAAGAAATAAGTTTCGGAAAGTTGAAGTTTGATGCCTATGTGACAACGTTAGAGTTTCATAAGTCAAAGTTATTTGGAAATAAAGAAGCCACAATAGCTATTGGAAAATTGATGCCGAAAAGACACAGTGGAATTACTGAAGATATTATTGGAAAACTGCAAGAGTTTAAGACCGGTACAATTATTACAAATTTAAGCAAATCAGAAAATGAGTCATCAGTTGTAGTCGGTCGGATTAACCAAAGTGCAGAAGAGTTatcagaaaatattgaatttgtaaTGGAGCTTATAAGAGGAAACCAGAATCCAAAACATCCCCCAATCATAAAAAATGCTCAATTAAATTGCTGTGAAGAACATTTGCCactaaatattgataatgaTTCGGATTTAGACTGattttgtgtttgaatttgACGAATGATTGCGAAAACGGTTTATCTGACACAGGAAGGACCTTTGAAAAGTTCCATCTGGCTGGGATTGACTTCGGATTCCTGTTACATTGAGaatctacaaatatatttctggaaTATTCGAAATTTTGAGTCGTCAGACTTTTAGAAATCTAGAATTACTATTCTTGGCAGCCACTAACGAGAATAATAGTCCACCAAACAACACTAGTTTGGTTGAAGCAGCAGCTTATACTAAATTCCCCTGATTCCCTGAGAGACGTCATTCAAGTGATTGAATACTGATGTGTAAAATATGTTCTTCAGCGCGTGCCCTTGGCAATTAAATCTGATGTATCAAAGCACCAAGTCTTATCATACTGTATTTCTCAAACGTGTTTGCTAATTGCGACTCAAATGCTTTCCTTAGAAGTTACCTTGTTTGAATTTTATAATCCACATTGAAGGGTTgcagagaaaaattatttattttcaggttCTCGCAAACTATTGCTCAAAgaatttgtgaaataaataaatactttttataattGTTTCTGTAAAATATCTATTTGAAATGAGATTGCATTTGGTGAAATTGCTTGCAAACAGTACGCTAACTTACATTGGCAGAAGGATGCGTTATTACTATTAGTTGTAAGAAGCCCAAACTAGTGACATCTCTGTAAAATCGTAGTTGAATCCTTTGAAAGGTTGATGAAGAaagttcaaatttattttcataaattacaGCTCTGTCGGCGGTTAGGAAGgaatttaaaataatcattCCTGTATTATGAAATGGAATACGAGAAGGTCAGAATCGAATAAGCTTTTTTAGAGAATATATTTAGACCTTGAACTAGTAATACATCTAACAAATGCCCAATGTAGACAAGTATAAAGTCATGTACTAGCCAAGTCAGAGATATTTATTGACTGAATAAGCACTACATTAAATAAATTACTAAAGAGGTAAAATAAGTGCAGGAATTAGTTGCAACCAATTGACGGGAGGGGGTGTTGATTACTTGAGCTATCAGTCATGGTTTGCAATATGATTAAACAGTCTTAATGATTCTCCTCTCCCTCAGGCTAAATAAATACTTATTATGCCCATCGTCCCGTTAACCAAGTGAATGgaaaatttatcagaattttttccAAGCATAAAATCCATCACTACGATTGAAAGAAGTTGTTCAAAGGCcacattaaaaacatttttatcgATAGCAAGCGACACACAAATATTAATACATTTTGATTCCATGACAATCTGTTGAACTTTTATGGCGAAGTTCTAAATAAATCGATTTAAACAGCTAAATGAAGCAATACAATACTGATAGTTCTAATTCATTAttcaaacaaaacataaatagATTCTGAAGAATATCACAATTTTTCTACACTATAAATAAAccaaccaagatggcggacactggagtatgtgtaccagattaggccataatttcaggtacaaatactatgggagtcacgaTCTCGTAATAGGActataaggaaaattggaatagaattatggcctaaccctacattctggtgtccgccatcttggttcacatacttcgggagtaccaaatattcaGTGCCACTGTGGTGCAAGGTCTACAGCCATATATTGCCTAAATTGAACAGCAAATTTTACTATGACGatttcttgttcattttgcTGCATTTAGGTGGGAGACCTAACGCGATAGTAGCACCAAATATTCTTGAGCTTCCCATAAAGTACCAAAGTGTTACCAAAACCAGTCCATATCATCTGGCAAATCATCATTCATATCGACACCCTGGAACAATTTATTAAAGCACCTGCTGTTCATAGTGTTATAATGATCATATGGATTTGCTAAACTGAGGCTCCTCATGCATAGCCAGCAAAAATAGCATTTACATTTATAGCAAGTCATTTTATTACAACCATCTTTCTTTTCTATTGCAGCGCCGCATCCTGGACAATTTTTAGAGTTGTCTGTTAACCATTTCTCGCTCTCTAGATTTTGCATGGTTAATCGTAAAATTTTTGAACCgtattttgtttcaagttcCTTTCTTGTTTTGTCGTCTCCGTCTTTATACTTTTCGCAAACATCCCGAAGTGCAGATTGTTTGAGCCTACAAGGCTCAATTCCGTGATACGCTAATTTACAAAAGGGGCAAAAAGAAAACGTACAGACGGAACAGATCCCGATTGTTTCATCAGGTTCAACAACAACTGGACTTTGGCAAGATTTTCTCGGACAATACATTATGTCATTCATAGTATCTAAGGTCGTTTGAAATAACATTTTCTCATATCGTTCAAAGTCTTCATTGCTGACCAGTTCTTTAATTTGAGCAGGGTATGCTTGAGAATCGCACTTATGTTCGGGGCATATTAATGCTTTCATGTTCCCTTCCTTGATTTGGAGATCAAAATATGACTTTATACAGTCTACACAATAGACATGCCCACAGTCCTTAAATTGAAtacaattttttccatatttttctgaaaaacaaACATTACAGTCGAAAATTGTATTATCGAAGGCTTTTTTCATTTGCATTTCATCATATTCCAAAACGAAAGGCAGAATATCCGAAAACCTACCCACGTCTTGCATTACCCTGTGATCCAATTCTttcattttccttttttcattcattttctcTTGGTTGATTAAAATCTCCTCAGCAAGCCCAAGAAAATTTAGCAAGTCTTCTTGTAAGAATTGAAACCATGTGTAAAGAATCTCTTGCCCTTGCTGTTCCTCCCAAATTTCATCCAGTTTTCCACAAACATTAGAAAGTTGGGATCGATCCAGCCAGACGCAAGTCAAAGTTATTTTTGGAGGGTTTCTTGACGGGTAGTCgcttggaaaaataaaatttaggtTTACAGGTGGAAGATATGAAATCTGATGGGTCGAGTCCACAGGAGCTATAGCTGAAATATCATTACTCGAACTCTCATTCCTTTGAGCGTATTTGCAGGTAAAATTAATTGGAGAATTTTCTATATTTGGTTGAATCGTCAACTTCCCAGATTTGAAAATTGTACCGCAGTCATTCACGGTTTCGCTCTTTAAAATATCCTGGTCTTCAAATATGCTTTCAAGAGCAATCAGTTCATCATTTTGGGCTTCTGCATCATCCACCATAATTGCCTTTTAGTATTTTTCAAGATtcaatttaaaagaaaaaataaacattctATAGGACAAAGCTTAATAATTTATACAGCTGGGCTCCCAagctaaaatatgaatattgacATTACTGCATAAACCGATATAAGTAGTTTGAATCCATCCTAACCACTGACCGTGGGTTCCGTAAtggtacagtaccggtaccaccTTACTTACAAGTACAGAAGGACGgtatggtaccggtacggtGCTGAATGACAAAATCTAATTACTGACGACTAAACTTTTCTTAAATCATTGGCATATAGACTACCTATTTTACCCGTCATCATTACTAATCTTCATCATCGCATATTTACTTTATCGCATGaacgtttcttttttttttttttatagataaaataataatataaatcattacATACAGATGAGACAGTATAAATTCcatattaaatattgatcatTTGTATCCGTATTGTAGCATATCCGTTGTAAATAAACGTTTCTTGTCAAATTTAACTACGGTGTCCTAAACTCCAGAAACTGTGAcgattttattatttctgtatttgtgtGCCATTTGTCGAAATGTTTACCATTCTTTTCGATTCACGTGACTTTCATGCATCATCAGTCACAAGATCGCTGGTTCCAGTTGTGGGTTTTCAGGTATTTTTCCGTTTTGCCCAAATTGACTAACTTTGGTTTTACCTAACCTCGGTGCTATATATTGTGTATTAGAGTTTGTTCAACGGTTAAAATTGCTCTCTTAAAGTTTAATTATAAATCCGCAAATGCGAAGTTCTTGCAACATGTCACGCgtctatttctgtatttactgcTCTGTCCGTCTGTTTCGTTGTGTTCATACGGCTATGCGGtacgtacggtaccgtaccgggtACATttcaatattcagatatttgtcAGATGCCAGGAAAGACTATAGTATGCGGTAACTCTGATCGGAATAGATTTGAGTCCGTAAGGCTGTAATATTTGCATTCATATGTATCACCCAAATTGAAGATTTGAATACATTAAAACAAGTCAagtttgtatatttaaaatatgcaatattttgaaccaaaagtaaaaaaaaattcggtaTCAACTAATACTCAATTCCTCAATAATAATTCTCGGTAGATATGGCACTTCAGTCTGTTAGCACTGTAGCAGGGGAGTGGTGGCATGTACGTCACTTATACTCAGTCCCCTATTCTTCTCAGTGAGTAGCCTTTGTGTGACCATGCTTTGAACAAATCTtccttcaaaaataataaacgcTTCAATACAGTTTGAGATCTTATTACGGTATTATTGCACCGATCCTTAATAATATGTTATAATGTaaaaagtttatttcgactccataatcagcataatagatgataaaataattgataaaaacgaaataaataaaactgattatagaatcgggaaagcaaacaaaacctcaagtaGGGGTTAAAGCTTACAGaatttagatggaaaggtattgtttaaagaagtagtacgtgttcgctcaccttCATTGTTATATTCAATCTCATTCATAATAACTTTTTCTCAGTTTATACCATTTGTGCTTATCTTAATTGAGCAAAACATTGATCAAAAAGATGGGTTTTGAGACATGCGGACCAAACGAAGCCATGGTTGTATCTGGATGCGGATACGGGCGTCCGCTAATGATTCCTGGTGGCCGAGTTTGGAAATGGCCAATGATTCAACAAATCCAAAGAATTTCGTTGAATACAATGACATTACGGATTAAAAGTGAGAACGTAAATACACAGAAGGGTGTTCCTATCTCTTGTGTTGGAGTAGCACAGGtgatttgattatatatatgcTTCAATTAACTTTTAGATTCCgtgtatatttttaattcagtGTTACCCATTGGGTTTCTGTGGAAACAACTATCTATCGTTATTCTATCCATTTGCGCTTGTGGAGCAAGGATGTTATATCTCCGGTCTGAATTTTGTCAAAAGAAACTTATAGTaatatatttgtgatattaAATATAGTTGCgcctaattcagtaattttatcGCAGACAATATTGTAGACTAGTATATGGCTGTTTTTCAAAGTCAGGAATGAGAATTAAGCATTATTGTTCTAAACAGAATTGTGAGGTTCGGGAAAATTTACAATCCCGACTCATTTGATTAATGAAAATTTCGACTCCTTCTTCTGCCTCTAAACTTGGTAGAAATCATATTTTGGTTATAAAAGCTAATACTCCACGTCACAGACCTAAttccaaaacattttaaatgattttagttttttgatgacagttttttttatggtatttaTTTTAACTACTATGATCTTATGATATTTCTTGCCTAATGACTTACTGTATGTTCAAATTgttatttcaggtaaaaatacaAGGACAAAACCAAGAAATGTTGGCGAATGCCTGCATGCAATTTCTTGGTAAGAGAGAGacagaaattcaaaatattgcacTTGAAACATTGGAAGGTCATCAGAGAGCCATTATGGGAAATATGACTGTTGAAGAAATCTACCAGGCATGTTTACCTTTTGATGCAATTTGCCACTATTAACTAAGAATGTCTATCGATCACTTATTGTTGGATCTCCGCACTCGGAAACCCTTATTCTCAGTCGtgctgtctgtctgtctgttaagATGTAGCGTCTTAATGGCTGGATCATTATGGATTAAATTTTTCACATGGGTTACCAGTGACCCTAGTAATGTACGCTTCATAGAAAGTCCGAATTGAAGTTTCGTTTCCAtagcaacaataaaaaaacgcGCCGATTGTTATGAAATTTATCGGCCTTTTTCGTCAACTAAACCAACCATTTTTCTgagtaaaaatattcaactctAAGTAGTTTTAGttactgaaattttattttaatctgtACAGGATAGAAAGAAGTTTGCAAAGCAAGTGTTTGAAGTCGCTTCATCAGATCTTATCAATATGGGAATTACTGTTGTATCTTATACCCTCAAAGATGTAACAGACAGGTATTTTGTTATGAAACTTTGTTTGAAGCCAGGGCTGTGAAGTGGGAGTATTTTTAGACTTTTTTGAGTCAGAATTGAAATCACTAATTCTTCAGAATTCCATACTTTCGATGGTTTTCATAGATTTCTACTATTATATCACATTGTACAACAGAGATAAGATATGTGAATGCATGTCCCTGCATGGTGTTGAATTATTAATTAGAGTTTTCTGTGGCCATTCAATTTGAGCGTTATAGACTCATAAGATTTGTGTAACCTAGATTTCAGCGGCAATTGTTGATAAAACTTTTCTGGGATATTCTCCGTTGCATATTATTGTGCTCTTACTACGGATACGATTACTACGAACTGCCTGTGTGTTAGTCgttaataaaaattagttttattgCGTCATTTAATTGTAACTCAATGGCATGCAATCAATTTTGGGCATATACAGTCaacattaaaatttatttttcaaagccCTCTTTGCCTTTCAACCTTTCAACCTATTTGTAgaagtaaaaatatataaaaaaaaaacaccttgGGGGTGaattttcacttttaaaattgaGTAATGGGTAAATTAGAGACTGAAGGTTGACGATATTTTTTAAACATGGAGATATGCAAAcacttttctgtattttttatatgaatcttGGGTTCTGTAATGTTTTTGACTTGAAGCAAAATTATCCCATGTATAAATGGTATTCTTCTATTTTTAGTGAAGGATACCTATCTGCTCTTGGTAAAGCAAGAACAGCACAGATTCATAGAGATGCAAGGATTGGAGAAGCTGAAGCTAAAAGGTATTTTATATGATTTTGTATGTTATATGGCAATTACTTaaatactcccgaagtatgtgaaccaagatggcgaacaccggaatgtagtatatgtaccaggttagggttaaacCATAAATCTattacaattttccttattttagttctatttccaGTTCGTGGACTAGCCgagtgactcccgtaatatttgtacctgaaattatgggctaaccctaatctggtacacatactacgttccggtgtccgccatctcggttcacatacttcgggagtacccttaGTTGTAAGCTCTTTTCTACCTAACAATGTTGGCGGCACAGGTTGGACATGTGAACCCCATGACCTACCATTTCATCAagggtttatttattaaattatggGGGCCATACAGAGCCGGAGACAATCCTGTCTTTTGAAAATTGTAGCTTCTCATGCATCAGGggcttaggataggatttacatatttatcccgggggagaggaaagacaataagacggcttaaccatatggcgaaccacggcctctcgtccggttaccattccaagtcgggtatgggattttgttaattatttgttttcggaagcatggacttgatggtggaggaagctgtaaccgaccagcggttatgtgaaccacccaacggcggcgaggagtccagcaatcctctcgcacatacccatctctgtatgggattcgaacctgcgaacccacgcagtgtAATCAGAGGTAGGGTGGCAGtttattcctaacgcttagcacgatgagccacaccgccgcgccttcTCGTGCAGAGCCTTGTTTTGATGTTTTGGAAACATTGTATACAAAATGTCATAAAATTGGGTAGGCAGTGAATGCCAAATGTGTGGAAATTTACCGTAGAAAAATATGTTCtataataataaacatttgACTATTTGTTTAATCCGTTTGAAAATTCCTTCCCTCCTGGCTGAGTATAAATGTGACCTTACCAAATGATATGTTTGGAAATTTCAATTACgtgatttcagaaaaaaatgttttatccATATTTCAGATGATTAAAATTACGAATGGGAataattattatt
Encoded here:
- the LOC120325464 gene encoding large ribosomal subunit protein uL1m-like — protein: LQSKFFNDTVPKRKFHCSNKCYFGPKKKLIVKRKAPTKEVNKLLKTPVDDVYLADLYEPKVYDILEAITTLKRYTELDFSDPDSIVKLNMQLHPAPMKKGRHQQIFSVVELPNEFKYDNKICVFTENVDIITEALQEGASRAGGDDIIQEISFGKLKFDAYVTTLEFHKSKLFGNKEATIAIGKLMPKRHSGITEDIIGKLQEFKTGTIITNLSKSENESSVVVGRINQSAEELSENIEFVMELIRGNQNPKHPPIIKNAQLNCCEEHLPLNIDNDSDLD
- the LOC120345452 gene encoding E3 ubiquitin-protein ligase RNF14-like, which encodes MVDDAEAQNDELIALESIFEDQDILKSETVNDCGTIFKSGKLTIQPNIENSPINFTCKYAQRNESSSNDISAIAPVDSTHQISYLPPVNLNFIFPSDYPSRNPPKITLTCVWLDRSQLSNVCGKLDEIWEEQQGQEILYTWFQFLQEDLLNFLGLAEEILINQEKMNEKRKMKELDHRVMQDVGRFSDILPFVLEYDEMQMKKAFDNTIFDCNVCFSEKYGKNCIQFKDCGHVYCVDCIKSYFDLQIKEGNMKALICPEHKCDSQAYPAQIKELVSNEDFERYEKMLFQTTLDTMNDIMYCPRKSCQSPVVVEPDETIGICSVCTFSFCPFCKLAYHGIEPCRLKQSALRDVCEKYKDGDDKTRKELETKYGSKILRLTMQNLESEKWLTDNSKNCPGCGAAIEKKDGCNKMTCYKCKCYFCWLCMRSLSLANPYDHYNTMNSRCFNKLFQGVDMNDDLPDDMDWFW